The nucleotide sequence CTTTGTAAAGATGGTAAAAGGTTAAACCCAGATTATGCATTAGATTTCGTTATGAGGGGCAAAAGAACAAAAAATCAGCGTATTTGGTTTGCAAATCATAGGGGTGCTATGGTTAAAAACCAAATGCGAGCGAAGCGTCTGATTTGAAGTTATTTTGCCACGCAATAGAAAGTTCTAATGCATATTTCATGCTAAAAAACGAATCAGCTAATCCGGCTCCATGCTACCTGGCTTTTTGGCAAAGAAGCCAGATAGCGACGGATATTGATGTTTTCTGAATTTTGAAAGTGAGGGTCATTATCCAAGATTTCTTCAGCAGCCTCACGGGCTTCCTGAAGCAGCCTTGCATCCTGAGAAAGATCTGCTATTAAAAACTCCACATCACCACTTTGCTTTGTTCCCGCCATATCTCCAGGCCCACGCAGCTTTAGGTCTGTGTCGGCTATTTCAAAGCCATTGTTTGTCCTCACCATAGTGCTCAACCGTGTTCTACTGTCACTAGAAAGTTTGTAGCCAGTCATCAAGATACAGAACGATTGCTCGGCGCCGCGCCCTACCCTACCTCTCAGCTGATGTAATTGTGACAGGCCAAAACGCTCTGCATTTTCTATTACCATAACAGATGCGTTCGGCACATTTACCCCTACCTCTATCACTGTAGTTGCCACCATAATATGAGCTTCTTTGTTAAGGAATTTCTGCATCTGGGCATCCTTTTCTGCAGGCTTCATCTTACCGTGCACCATACAGGTTTTAAACTCCTTAAAAAATTTCCTTACAATATCATATCCTTCAGACAGATTCTTTAAATCAAGGGTTGCAGATTCCTCTATAAGCGGATAGACAATATATGCCTGTCGTCCTTTAGATATCTCGCTCCGCAAAAACTCAAAAACCTTAAGCCTGTCTTTGTCATAGCGGTGGACAGTTTGTATAGGTTTACGTCCGGCGGGCAATTCGTCAATAACAGAAACATCTAAGTCCCCATATAACGTCATTGCTAAAGTACGAGGAATAGGGGTAGCAGTCATTACCAGTACATGAGGGTGGACCTTGCGGTTTTTCTTCCACAGCTTTGCACGTTGGGCAACCCCAAAGCGGTGCTGCTCGTCAATGACAACAAGACCAAGGTTATGGAACTGCACAACTTCTTCAAGCAATGCATGTGTACCTACCACAATTTTCAGTTCACCGGAAAGAAGCCCGGCATGTATTTGTTTACGCTCAGAAGCTTTGGTAGATCCAGTAAGTTTGGCTATAGGAAGCTCCAGTTTATCAGCAAATTCTTTCAAACCCCTAAAATGCTGGTCAGCCAAAATTTCCGTAGGAGCCATTAAGCAGGCTTGAGCACCATTTTCTATAGCCAATAACATACAAATAAAGCCTACAATAGTCTTTCCGCTGCCTACATCACCTTGAAGCAAGCGGTTCATTTGCTTGCCCGTGCACATGTCTTTGTAGATTTCCTTCACGACCCGTTTCTGAGCATCGGTAAGGTCAAAAGGTAGGTGATCCTTGTAAAATTCGGTAAGAAGGCCGGTGCTTTTAAATACCAAACCTTTATAGGTCGCCTTATTGACAAGCTTCTGGCTTAACAGCCTAAGTTGTACATAAAAAAGCTCCTCAAATTTTAGCCGCTTTTTGGCTTTATCAAGATGTTCTACATCTTTGGGAAAGTGAATATTCTTGACTGCAAATGGTTTACTCTCCAGATCATGCTTCCAGAGTACCTCTTCTGGCAAGTTTTCTTGTATATGTGGCAACCCAGGTTCTACAACATTGCGCATAACCTTGGCAAAAAAACGACTGTCTATATACCTCTTCTTAAGTTTTTCAGTACTATGGTAAACAGGTTGAAGACCTTTTTCTTCAATTTCCCCAGTAAAAACCTCCATTTCCGGGTGCACCAAACTGTATTGTCCTTTAAATACATTGGGTTTGCCATAAATGATATAGTCATACTGCGGCTTGATTTTTTGGGTAATGAATTTCAAACCCTGAAACCATACAAGTTCTATAGAGCCTGTACCATCAGAAAATGTAGCCACCAGACGTTTAGCCCTTCCTGTACTGACAGCAGAAAGGTTTCTAATTTTACCGACCAATTGAATAAAAGGAAGATCCTCCCGAAGCTCAGATATTTGCCAAATTTTGCTTCTGTCTTCGTACCGAAAGGGGTAAAATTGGAGCAACTGTCCAT is from Cytophagaceae bacterium ABcell3 and encodes:
- the recG gene encoding ATP-dependent DNA helicase RecG, coding for MPGFFDTSIEFLKGIGPQRAEALKKELSIHTYGQLLQFYPFRYEDRSKIWQISELREDLPFIQLVGKIRNLSAVSTGRAKRLVATFSDGTGSIELVWFQGLKFITQKIKPQYDYIIYGKPNVFKGQYSLVHPEMEVFTGEIEEKGLQPVYHSTEKLKKRYIDSRFFAKVMRNVVEPGLPHIQENLPEEVLWKHDLESKPFAVKNIHFPKDVEHLDKAKKRLKFEELFYVQLRLLSQKLVNKATYKGLVFKSTGLLTEFYKDHLPFDLTDAQKRVVKEIYKDMCTGKQMNRLLQGDVGSGKTIVGFICMLLAIENGAQACLMAPTEILADQHFRGLKEFADKLELPIAKLTGSTKASERKQIHAGLLSGELKIVVGTHALLEEVVQFHNLGLVVIDEQHRFGVAQRAKLWKKNRKVHPHVLVMTATPIPRTLAMTLYGDLDVSVIDELPAGRKPIQTVHRYDKDRLKVFEFLRSEISKGRQAYIVYPLIEESATLDLKNLSEGYDIVRKFFKEFKTCMVHGKMKPAEKDAQMQKFLNKEAHIMVATTVIEVGVNVPNASVMVIENAERFGLSQLHQLRGRVGRGAEQSFCILMTGYKLSSDSRTRLSTMVRTNNGFEIADTDLKLRGPGDMAGTKQSGDVEFLIADLSQDARLLQEAREAAEEILDNDPHFQNSENINIRRYLASLPKSQVAWSRIS